A region from the Brassica napus cultivar Da-Ae chromosome C8, Da-Ae, whole genome shotgun sequence genome encodes:
- the LOC106368000 gene encoding sigma factor binding protein 1, chloroplastic-like: MDSSTFLAATSLDQGKPFPVSRQPSKQKKKTASANKAIKVRYISNPMKVKTCASKFRELVQELTGQDAVDQPEPVFSPSTVSDLSPSPPPPENLAPRVLDPEPFDDRVCEYFEPLDGEEMFLPQMSAGFSGFFSNGFYNVNDFGRIDSM, encoded by the coding sequence ATGGACTCATCGACGTTTCTCGCCGCCACAAGCTTAGACCAGGGAAAACCATTTCCGGTTTCGAGACAACCATCAAAGCAAAAGAAGAAGACGGCTTCAGCCAACAAAGCCATCAAAGTGCGTTACATATCAAACCCCATGAAAGTCAAAACATGTGCTTCCAAGTTTAGAGAGCTCgtacaagagctcactggccaagaCGCCGTCGATCAACCGGAGCCCGTGTTCTCCCCCTCCACCGTCTCCGACCTCAGCCCTTCCCCGCCGCCGCCGGAGAATCTTGCGCCACGTGTTCTTGACCCGGAGCCGTTCGATGATCGGGTGTGTGAGTACTTTGAGCCGTTGGATGGTGAAGAGATGTTTTTGCCTCAGATGTCGGCAGGTTTTTCTGGATTTTTTTCTAATGGGTTTTACAATGTGAATGACTTTGGAAGAATCGATTCTATGTGA
- the LOC125592007 gene encoding uncharacterized protein LOC125592007: MDDGDIVTFKDTLQASFKWINLPPIGVTTNLFPWICWNLWTARNLLTFENRTLSPQEVVLKATRASKEWEMAQPCHRPTPTPPITQRHAVETPSPTTFYDKGHELTRGSSAQHHVSSALMAEALAIREALIHASSLNLTKICLRTDSQELVRAITTGRRPSDLFGVLSDVDSLASPPTSPFAVCRFVFISRASNGSAESLAKATLSLYLGLRR, translated from the exons ATGGATGATGGAGATATAGTGACCTTCAAAGATACCCTCCAAGCCTCATTCAAGTGGATTAATCTCCCTCCCATAGGAGTCACTACCAACCTTTTCCCTTGGATCTGTTGGAATCTCTGGACAGCGAGAAATCTACTAACGTTTGAGAATCGAACACTCTCCCCACAGGAGGTTGTCTTAAAAGCAACCCGAGCTTCAAAGGAATGGGAAATGGCCCAGCCGTGTCACCGCCCAACCCCTACCCCTCCGATCACCCAAAGACATGCAGTGGAGACGCCATCGCCGACGACCTTCT ACGACAAGGGTCACGAGCTTACCAGAGGATCAAGCGCTCAACACCACGTTTCATCTGCCTTGATGGCGGAGGCACTAGCAATAAGGGAAGCGTTGATCCATGCCTCCTCGCTCAATCTCACCAAAATCTGTCTCAGAACAGACTCTCAAGAGCTCGTTAGAGCAATCACTACGGGAAGAAGACCTTCGGACCTCTTTGGAGTTCTCTCGGACGTCGACTCTCTGGCATCTCCTCCGACATCACCTTTCGCTGTTTGtcgttttgttttcatttctcgGGCCTCTAATGGATCAGCAGAGTCATTAGCTAAAGCCACTCTATCCTTGTACTTGGGCCTTAGGCGGTAA